Below is a genomic region from Primulina eburnea isolate SZY01 unplaced genomic scaffold, ASM2296580v1 ctg168, whole genome shotgun sequence.
CGATATGCTTTTGGATTTGTTGAGAGAAGCATTTCCAAATGCCATGAAAGATTTACCAAAGTCATACTATGAAGCAGAAAAATTGATGAAGCAATTAGGACTTGGTTATGAAAAGATCGATGCTTGTCCTAATGATTGCACTTTATACTGGCGGTTGGACGAAGAAAGAGTTCGATGCAAAACATGCAACGAGCCTAGATGGGAAACATCTGAAAATGATCCTATTGGTGACAAGAGGAAAGTTGCACGCAAGGTTTTATGGTATTTTCCAATAAAGCCTAGGTTACAACGTTTGTTCATGTCCTGCAAAACAGCAGTCCATATGAGATGGCATTCTGAATCTCGCACGAAAGACGGTTACATGCGACACCCAGCTGATTCCCCAGCTTGGCAAACGTTTGACCATAACCACCCTGAATTCGCAAAGGATCCCCGAAACATAAGGCTAGGATTAGCTTCAGATGGATTTAATCCATTCAAAAATATGAGTGTGGCGCATAGTACGTGGCCAGTCATTTTAGTGCCATATAATCTTCCACCATGGATGTGTATGAAACAACCATACTTTATATTATCATTGCTAATACCTGGTCCATCTGCTCCTGGAAATAACATCGACATCTACTTGCAGCCCCTTGTTGCAGATTTGAAAGATTTGTGGGAGGTAGGAGTGCAGACATATGATGCATCAACCAAGCAAAATTTTCAATTGAATGCCGCATTATTATGGACTATAAGTGATTTTCCTGGATATGCAACCCTATCGGGATGGAGCACCAAAGGTAAATTTGCATGCCCAGTGTGCCACAAATTTACACATTCACAATGGTTAAAAAATGGCAAAAAATATTGTTATATGGGTCACCGCAAATTTTTGAATGGTGATCATGAGTTTCGCAAAGATGCTCAACTTTTTGATGGCACGGAAGAGTATGGAAGACCACCACCCATACTTTCGGGAGACACGGTGATCAACGAgttgaaaaattataatttgaaatttggaAAAACAGTTGATGATAATCCAGAACTACCATTCAATTGGAAAAAGTTGAGTATTTTTTTCGATTTACCATATTGGAAAGATAATGTGGTACGCCACAATCTTGATTTTATGCATATTGAGAAGAATGTGTGCGAATCAATTTGTGGGACATTGCTGAATATGGAAGGGAAAACAAAAGATAATATTAAATCACGTCTTGATTTGCAAGAAATTGGAATAAGATCAGCACTTCATCCTATTGAGAAAGGACCAAGTAGAGTTTATCTGCCTCCAGCATGTTATTCAATGGGCAAAAATGAGAAGGGCACATTTTGCAAAGTTTTGAAAAAAGTTAAAGTTCCAGATGGCTATGCTTCTAACATTTCACGTTGTGTTCAAATGAAACCGGCAAAATTAATTGGTCTAAAAAGCCATGACAACCATATTTTGATGCAGCAGTTGTTGCCGGTGGCACTACGTAGAACTTTGTCTAAATCAGTTCGGACTCCTTTGATTAGATTGAGTAGGTATTTCAGAGAGCTATGTTGTAAAGTAATTTCTCCTACTGATGTGGTTCGTCTAAGGAAAGATATTGCGGTGATCCTCTGTCAATTGGAGAAGATTTTTCCTCCCTCGTTTTTTGACATAATGATTCATTTGACTGTACATTTGGCTACTGAAGTACAACTTGCTGGACCAGTTTACTATCGTTGGATGTATCCAATTGAGAGGTAAAAAcaaatattattgatattgttttatttaaattattattttcactAAATAATACAAAATTTATGTTTTTGGTATAAGGTACTTGGGGACATTGAAGTCGTATGTTCGAAATAGAAGTAGGCCAGAAGGATCCATTGCTGAGGGGTATTTGGCTGAGGAATGTTTGACATTCTGTTCTTTATATTTAGCTGATTATGTAGAGACAAAATTCAATCAATCAACAAGAAATGATGAGACAACTATCGGCTCAACATTCGCATTGGATGTGTTTACGGCCTCTGGTTATGCACTTGGAAAGGCCATTGCAACTAAGTTTGATGATGAGATATTAAAGAAGGCACATCAATATGTGTTATTCAACTGTCATCACGTACAATCTTATATAGAGTATGTGATTATATATTTCATTGTGTTTAAATATATAATCATCGATGTTTATCAAATCACCGTTCTTAATTTGCAGTGAAcaccgtcagattttgaatcttaCTCATTCCGGTCTTCCACCACACCAAATTGAACGCATGCATAGTGAGTCTTTTGCTTCTTGGTTTGCCAAACATGTAAGTTTTTGTTGTAATTTTCATTAAGGTTatgtattatgatttttatacatgatttatcaatttttcCTTGTGTGATAGATTGAAAATACAAATCCTTCACAAGATGATCCAGTGTCGAATGATTTGAAATCACTTGCCAGAGGCCCAAATTTCTTAGGGATACGATATGAAAAATTCATTTCCAATGGATTTAGGTTTCATACTAAAGAAGTGGAACGCAAGAGAAAAACTCAGAATTGTGGTGTAATTGTTCGGGCTACCACTTCAAGTTATTCGAGTATAAGAGATCAGAATCCAGTATCAAGTGAACTTGATTATTACGGGATTTTGCAAAATGTgattgagttagattatgaGGGAGGTCGAAGAGTTGTTTTATTTGAATGTGATTGGGTCTCCAAAGGCAAACGACTAAAACTGGATGATGATGGTTTTATGTTGGCCAATTTTACAAATGTGAAGCGTCACAACGAGCCTTATATATTAGCATCCCAAGCCATGCAAGTTTTTTATGTGGAAGATCCAGTTGATTGTAATTGGCATGTAATTATCACCACTGATGCACGAGCAAAGTATAAAATGCAACCTATGGCAGATGTTGATACATATCTTCAAAGTTGTATTTGTAATCCTGAAGACGAGAATGAACATGAAGAAGTCGTTTGGGTTCGGGATGATGTTGCCGGAGCtgaaattgatgttgatgcatGATGAGATTTAGTTAATGATTAGATTTTTTCTagcatatataattttttatgtttagTTAATATGATATAAAGTGAAACTAGTAGAGTGGATTTCCTGGATACTagaataataataacattatatattttaatttcatttttcaCTATATATGGatcttttatttattatatcaaaGGATATAACTAACTTTTTTTTATCTGCAAGTTGTGGCTTTTGCTCTTGATAGGAATGGCTAGTGAGGGTAAAAATGTTGGAAAACCTCATTTACAACATCAAGATAAGGCAAATACACAATCTCGAATTATGATTGCCAATCACGCAGCTCGAAGTTCAATAAGAGGTAGCATGTAACTTTATACATCAAGGATCTCTTTATACATCAAGGATCTGTTTTCTGCTTTTGTATTACTCTTATTGGACCTTTTGATTTTGTCTGAATTTTATGTACTTTGTTCAAGTTGGTCTTGCAAGAGAACTCGGTAGCATGACAGCTAGCGGAAAAGGTTAgcattttcttgtttataattaAAAACTCAACTTACTTATATTTTGGTGGTTTCAAAACTTGTGCAGAATTTCAAAACATACAAGGTATGTTGAATAACCAAATGGATGGAGTTTCAAAGCACCAacacaatgatttacaaggtattaaatataaaaagatATGAAACTTATAGTATTTTATTTGAAACGATTAAGTTTGGATGTGTATAATGCTTacttcatttttatttattctatATAAAAACATTTGTAATTTTTAACCTTTTCTTTTGATAGGAATGACTCGTAAGAGTAAATTTTTTGGAAAATCTCATTTTCAACTTCGAGATGAGGAAGATACACAACCACATATTATATTTTCCAATCATGTAACTCGAAATTCAAAAGAAAGAGGTATCATCGCATTTTACACAAAAACAATTTGTTTGTTCTTGTGTATAACTCTTATTTGACCTTTTGCATTTGTATGAATGTTGTATACTTTGTTGAAGTCAGACTTGCAAGAGAACTTGGTAACATGGTAGCTAGCGAAAAATGTTAAAACTTTGTTGCTTATAATTAAAACTTAACTTGCTTATATTTTGGTGGAATCAATACTTGTGCAGAATGTCAAAACATACCAGGTATGCTCAATAACCAAATGGATAAAGTTTCAAAGCAGCAACACAATGATGTACAAGGTATTagatataaaaatatatgaaacttaagaatttttttatttcaaaagattaaattttgatatatttcggTATAATACTTATTAATGCTTTATTTATCTTATATAACTTTCTTTTGATAGGAATGactcttaaaaataaaaatgttggaAAAACTCATTTGGAACTTCAAGATGAGACAATTACTCAACCACTGATTTTGAGTGACAATCACACAACTCGAAATTCAAAAGAAAGAGGTAGCAtcttatttataaataataaatatgtcGTGTCTTGTGTATAACTCTTATTTTACCTTTTTCTTTTACATGTTGTATATTTTATTCAAGTCTATCATACAAGAGAACTTGAGAACATGGTAACTAGTGGAAAAGgtcagaattttttttattataattataaactcAATTTGCATATATTTTGGTGAAATAATGCTTGTGCAGATTGTCAAAGCATACAAGGTGCATCGAGAAACCAAATACATGAAGCTTCAAATAAAAAAGACATTGAATTACAAGGTAACATCCTAAAAATTAAGATATAGAAAGACATGAAATTATAGTTTTTTAGTTCCGATGATTACATGTAGATATAACTTGTTATAATACTTCATCTTTTATTTATCCAAATAAAAACATACAGGTTTGACTTCTAGGATCACATTCAACAATAACCCACatgttgaaaatgattttatgGACGAAGAATCTGATCAAGGTAACCTATACGAAAAATGTAATAACTTATTTCACTTTATTTATTCAATCATTTATTTCTCTTTTTTGCATCTAGATGTAGATAGCGAAAGTGAATCTCTTGACGCTGAGAAGAAAACTAGAGGCCCTACATTTATGAAAGAAATTTGGGGTAGACCTAGCACGCTGCCACGTATTAAGATTCAATGTGATGATATGGGACGTCCTATTGGATCAAGAAGAAATAAATTTACTGATTTTTTGGGTACTTTGGCAAGAAATGGTAAATTTTGTCCAATTGACGTGGAAGATTGGCATAAAATGCCCCTGGATAGTAAGAAAAAAATGCTAGATGTTATAAAAGTAATTGAAATGTTattgaataattttatttttaaataatttttttactatGAGGGTAAATTGTCTAAATGTCTTTGTAGGAAAAGTACGACCTTCCTCCTGGAACAGAAAGTTGGACGCTACGTTCAATAGCAAAAAAATGGAGAAACTGGAAGTCAGAACTAAAAAAAAAGTATTATGATCCTGAGTTGCCAATGCAAGTTCTTCTACAAGAAAGAGATAAAAGAGCTTTTGTAGAACAATATGTGAAACTAGTTGCTCAGTGGAACTCAGAAAAATCAAaggtatacaatattttatatgtttagAAAAATGTTCATGTAGACTTTTGTCTTGTGTGCCAAGTTGAATTTAATGTATCAGGAGAGAAGTGAAAAAAATAAGATTGCTCGGAAACAAAAGATAATGAATCAGACAACTGGAAGAAGAT
It encodes:
- the LOC140820816 gene encoding uncharacterized protein isoform X10, with the translated sequence MASEGKNVGKPHLQHQDKANTQSRIMIANHAARSSIRVGLARELGSMTASGKEFQNIQGMLNNQMDGVSKHQHNDLQECQNIPGMLNNQMDKVSKQQHNDVQDCQSIQGASRNQIHEASNKKDIELQGLTSRITFNNNPHVENDFMDEESDQDVDSESESLDAEKKTRGPTFMKEIWGRPSTLPRIKIQCDDMGRPIGSRRNKFTDFLGTLARNGKFCPIDVEDWHKMPLDSKKKMLDVIKEKYDLPPGTESWTLRSIAKKWRNWKSELKKKYYDPELPMQVLLQERDKRAFVEQYVKLVAQWNSEKSKERSEKNKIARKQKIMNQTTGRRSFAQVQQKLKKEKGRPPSRVELFHACFTHANGSPSGNIVAEKLAAMKELENQLPEDEDDQIGQNDVFAQIIGPDRPGRVRMFGDGVNPSDLWGELPSRSTCNRIVMEQKTKLEKMDEQIRKQGQHIAMLESKICNQPNQNLGSNYNNIQHTTSSSSPLSPRIGCSVSIKSLFDSTKIVAKGVVRSMDPNTEVGRQTLGPNWCEIQVLVVLEREESLIRPYDLLQKVGDTLGGMIAWPCHLLTVNGEDFY
- the LOC140820816 gene encoding uncharacterized protein isoform X9 gives rise to the protein MASEGKNVGKPHLQHQDKANTQSRIMIANHAARSSIRVGLARELGSMTASGKEFQNIQGMLNNQMDGVSKHQHNDLQGMTRKSKFFGKSHFQLRDEEDTQPHIIFSNHVTRNSKERECQNIPGMLNNQMDKVSKQQHNDVQGMTLKNKNVGKTHLELQDETITQPLILSDNHTTRNSKERVYHTRELENMVTSGKDCQSIQGASRNQIHEASNKKDIELQGLTSRITFNNNPHVENDFMDEESDQDVDSESESLDAEKKTRGPTFMKEIWGRPSTLPRIKIQCDDMGRPIGSRRNKFTDFLGTLARNGKFCPIDVEDWHKMPLDSKKKMLDVIKEKYDLPPGTESWTLRSIAKKWRNWKSELKKKYYDPELPMQVLLQERDKRAFVEQYVKLVAQWNSEKSKERSEKNKIARKQKIMNQTTGRRSFAQVQQKLKKEKGRPPSRVELFHACFTHANGSPSGNIVAEKLAAMKELENQLPEDEDDQIGQNDVFAQIIGPDRPGRVRMFGDGVNPSDLWGELPSRSTCNRIVMEQKTKLEKMDEQIRKQGQHIAMLESKICNQPNQNLGSNYNNIQHTTSSSSPLSPRVTRILDFD
- the LOC140820816 gene encoding uncharacterized protein isoform X4; its protein translation is MASEGKNVGKPHLQHQDKANTQSRIMIANHAARSSIREFQNIQGMLNNQMDGVSKHQHNDLQGMTRKSKFFGKSHFQLRDEEDTQPHIIFSNHVTRNSKERECQNIPGMLNNQMDKVSKQQHNDVQGMTLKNKNVGKTHLELQDETITQPLILSDNHTTRNSKERVYHTRELENMVTSGKDCQSIQGASRNQIHEASNKKDIELQGLTSRITFNNNPHVENDFMDEESDQDVDSESESLDAEKKTRGPTFMKEIWGRPSTLPRIKIQCDDMGRPIGSRRNKFTDFLGTLARNGKFCPIDVEDWHKMPLDSKKKMLDVIKEKYDLPPGTESWTLRSIAKKWRNWKSELKKKYYDPELPMQVLLQERDKRAFVEQYVKLVAQWNSEKSKERSEKNKIARKQKIMNQTTGRRSFAQVQQKLKKEKGRPPSRVELFHACFTHANGSPSGNIVAEKLAAMKELENQLPEDEDDQIGQNDVFAQIIGPDRPGRVRMFGDGVNPSDLWGELPSRSTCNRIVMEQKTKLEKMDEQIRKQGQHIAMLESKICNQPNQNLGSNYNNIQHTTSSSSPLSPRIGCSVSIKSLFDSTKIVAKGVVRSMDPNTEVGRQTLGPNWCEIQVLVVLEREESLIRPYDLLQKVGDTLGGMIAWPCHLLTVNGEDFY
- the LOC140820816 gene encoding uncharacterized protein isoform X12, giving the protein MASEGKNVGKPHLQHQDKANTQSRIMIANHAARSSIREFQNIQGMLNNQMDGVSKHQHNDLQDCQSIQGASRNQIHEASNKKDIELQGLTSRITFNNNPHVENDFMDEESDQDVDSESESLDAEKKTRGPTFMKEIWGRPSTLPRIKIQCDDMGRPIGSRRNKFTDFLGTLARNGKFCPIDVEDWHKMPLDSKKKMLDVIKEKYDLPPGTESWTLRSIAKKWRNWKSELKKKYYDPELPMQVLLQERDKRAFVEQYVKLVAQWNSEKSKERSEKNKIARKQKIMNQTTGRRSFAQVQQKLKKEKGRPPSRVELFHACFTHANGSPSGNIVAEKLAAMKELENQLPEDEDDQIGQNDVFAQIIGPDRPGRVRMFGDGVNPSDLWGELPSRSTCNRIVMEQKTKLEKMDEQIRKQGQHIAMLESKICNQPNQNLGSNYNNIQHTTSSSSPLSPRIGCSVSIKSLFDSTKIVAKGVVRSMDPNTEVGRQTLGPNWCEIQVLVVLEREESLIRPYDLLQKVGDTLGGMIAWPCHLLTVNGEDFY
- the LOC140820816 gene encoding uncharacterized protein isoform X1, with the translated sequence MASEGKNVGKPHLQHQDKANTQSRIMIANHAARSSIRVGLARELGSMTASGKEFQNIQGMLNNQMDGVSKHQHNDLQGMTRKSKFFGKSHFQLRDEEDTQPHIIFSNHVTRNSKERECQNIPGMLNNQMDKVSKQQHNDVQGMTLKNKNVGKTHLELQDETITQPLILSDNHTTRNSKERVYHTRELENMVTSGKDCQSIQGASRNQIHEASNKKDIELQGLTSRITFNNNPHVENDFMDEESDQDVDSESESLDAEKKTRGPTFMKEIWGRPSTLPRIKIQCDDMGRPIGSRRNKFTDFLGTLARNGKFCPIDVEDWHKMPLDSKKKMLDVIKEKYDLPPGTESWTLRSIAKKWRNWKSELKKKYYDPELPMQVLLQERDKRAFVEQYVKLVAQWNSEKSKERSEKNKIARKQKIMNQTTGRRSFAQVQQKLKKEKGRPPSRVELFHACFTHANGSPSGNIVAEKLAAMKELENQLPEDEDDQIGQNDVFAQIIGPDRPGRVRMFGDGVNPSDLWGELPSRSTCNRIVMEQKTKLEKMDEQIRKQGQHIAMLESKICNQPNQNLGSNYNNIQHTTSSSSPLSPRIGCSVSIKSLFDSTKIVAKGVVRSMDPNTEVGRQTLGPNWCEIQVLVVLEREESLIRPYDLLQKVGDTLGGMIAWPCHLLTVNGEDFY
- the LOC140820816 gene encoding uncharacterized protein isoform X2 — translated: MASEGKNVGKPHLQHQDKANTQSRIMIANHAARSSIRVGLARELGSMTASGKEFQNIQGMLNNQMDGVSKHQHNDLQGMTRKSKFFGKSHFQLRDEEDTQPHIIFSNHVTRNSKERECQNIPGMLNNQMDKVSKQQHNDVQGMTLKNKNVGKTHLELQDETITQPLILSDNHTTRNSKERVYHTRELENMVTSGKDCQSIQGASRNQIHEASNKKDIELQGLTSRITFNNNPHVENDFMDEESDQDVDSESESLDAEKKTRGPTFMKEIWGRPSTLPRIKIQCDDMGRPIGSRRNKFTDFLGTLARNGKFCPIDVEDWHKMPLDSKKKMLDVIKEKYDLPPGTESWTLRSIAKKWRNWKSELKKKYYDPELPMQVLLQERDKRAFVEQYVKLVAQWNSEKSKERSEKNKIARKQKIMNQTTGRRSFAQVQQKLKKEKGRPPSRVELFHACFTHANGSPSGNIVAEKLAAMKELENQLPEDEDDQIGQNDVFAQIIGPDRPGRVRMFGDGVNPSDLWGELPSRSTCNRIVMEQKTKLEKMDEQIRKQGQHIAMLESKICNQPNQNLGSNYNNIQHTTSSSSPLSPRIGCSVSIKSLFDSTKIVAKGVVRSMDPNTEVGRQTLGPNWCEIQVLVVLEREESLIRPYDLLQKVGDTLGGMIAWPCHLVTRILDFD
- the LOC140820816 gene encoding uncharacterized protein isoform X7, which codes for MASEGKNVGKPHLQHQDKANTQSRIMIANHAARSSIRVGLARELGSMTASGKEFQNIQGMLNNQMDGVSKHQHNDLQGMTRKSKFFGKSHFQLRDEEDTQPHIIFSNHVTRNSKERECQNIPGMLNNQMDKVSKQQHNDVQDCQSIQGASRNQIHEASNKKDIELQGLTSRITFNNNPHVENDFMDEESDQDVDSESESLDAEKKTRGPTFMKEIWGRPSTLPRIKIQCDDMGRPIGSRRNKFTDFLGTLARNGKFCPIDVEDWHKMPLDSKKKMLDVIKEKYDLPPGTESWTLRSIAKKWRNWKSELKKKYYDPELPMQVLLQERDKRAFVEQYVKLVAQWNSEKSKERSEKNKIARKQKIMNQTTGRRSFAQVQQKLKKEKGRPPSRVELFHACFTHANGSPSGNIVAEKLAAMKELENQLPEDEDDQIGQNDVFAQIIGPDRPGRVRMFGDGVNPSDLWGELPSRSTCNRIVMEQKTKLEKMDEQIRKQGQHIAMLESKICNQPNQNLGSNYNNIQHTTSSSSPLSPRIGCSVSIKSLFDSTKIVAKGVVRSMDPNTEVGRQTLGPNWCEIQVLVVLEREESLIRPYDLLQKVGDTLGGMIAWPCHLLTVNGEDFY
- the LOC140820816 gene encoding uncharacterized protein isoform X8 yields the protein MASEGKNVGKPHLQHQDKANTQSRIMIANHAARSSIRVGLARELGSMTASGKEFQNIQGMLNNQMDGVSKHQHNDLQGMTRKSKFFGKSHFQLRDEEDTQPHIIFSNHVTRNSKERDCQSIQGASRNQIHEASNKKDIELQGLTSRITFNNNPHVENDFMDEESDQDVDSESESLDAEKKTRGPTFMKEIWGRPSTLPRIKIQCDDMGRPIGSRRNKFTDFLGTLARNGKFCPIDVEDWHKMPLDSKKKMLDVIKEKYDLPPGTESWTLRSIAKKWRNWKSELKKKYYDPELPMQVLLQERDKRAFVEQYVKLVAQWNSEKSKERSEKNKIARKQKIMNQTTGRRSFAQVQQKLKKEKGRPPSRVELFHACFTHANGSPSGNIVAEKLAAMKELENQLPEDEDDQIGQNDVFAQIIGPDRPGRVRMFGDGVNPSDLWGELPSRSTCNRIVMEQKTKLEKMDEQIRKQGQHIAMLESKICNQPNQNLGSNYNNIQHTTSSSSPLSPRIGCSVSIKSLFDSTKIVAKGVVRSMDPNTEVGRQTLGPNWCEIQVLVVLEREESLIRPYDLLQKVGDTLGGMIAWPCHLLTVNGEDFY
- the LOC140820816 gene encoding uncharacterized protein isoform X5, which produces MASEGKNVGKPHLQHQDKANTQSRIMIANHAARSSIRVGLARELGSMTASGKEFQNIQGMLNNQMDGVSKHQHNDLQGMTRKSKFFGKSHFQLRDEEDTQECQNIPGMLNNQMDKVSKQQHNDVQGMTLKNKNVGKTHLELQDETITQPLILSDNHTTRNSKERVYHTRELENMVTSGKDCQSIQGASRNQIHEASNKKDIELQGLTSRITFNNNPHVENDFMDEESDQDVDSESESLDAEKKTRGPTFMKEIWGRPSTLPRIKIQCDDMGRPIGSRRNKFTDFLGTLARNGKFCPIDVEDWHKMPLDSKKKMLDVIKEKYDLPPGTESWTLRSIAKKWRNWKSELKKKYYDPELPMQVLLQERDKRAFVEQYVKLVAQWNSEKSKERSEKNKIARKQKIMNQTTGRRSFAQVQQKLKKEKGRPPSRVELFHACFTHANGSPSGNIVAEKLAAMKELENQLPEDEDDQIGQNDVFAQIIGPDRPGRVRMFGDGVNPSDLWGELPSRSTCNRIVMEQKTKLEKMDEQIRKQGQHIAMLESKICNQPNQNLGSNYNNIQHTTSSSSPLSPRIGCSVSIKSLFDSTKIVAKGVVRSMDPNTEVGRQTLGPNWCEIQVLVVLEREESLIRPYDLLQKVGDTLGGMIAWPCHLLTVNGEDFY
- the LOC140820816 gene encoding uncharacterized protein isoform X13; this encodes MASEGKNVGKPHLQHQDKANTQSRIMIANHAARSSIRVGLARELGSMTASGKEFQNIQGMLNNQMDGVSKHQHNDLQGMTRKSKFFGKSHFQLRDEEDTQPHIIFSNHVTRNSKERECQNIPGMLNNQMDKVSKQQHNDVQGMTLKNKNVGKTHLELQDETITQPLILSDNHTTRNSKERVYHTRELENMVTSGKDCQSIQGASRNQIHEASNKKDIELQGLTSRITFNNNPHVENDFMDEESDQDVDSESESLDAEKKTRGPTFMKEIWGRPSTLPRIKIQCDDMGRPIGSRRNKFTDFLGTLARNGKFCPIDVEDWHKMPLDSKKKMLDVIKEKYDLPPGTESWTLRSIAKKWRNWKSELKKKYYDPELPMQVLLQERDKRAFVEQYVKLVAQWNSEKSKERSEKNKIARKQKIMNQTTGRRSFAQVQQKLKKEKGRPPSRVELFHACFTHANGSPSGNIVAEKLAAMKELENQLPEDEDDQIGQNDLTVNGEDFY
- the LOC140820816 gene encoding uncharacterized protein isoform X6 codes for the protein MASEGKNVGKPHLQHQDKANTQSRIMIANHAARSSIRVGLARELGSMTASGKEFQNIQGMLNNQMDGVSKHQHNDLQECQNIPGMLNNQMDKVSKQQHNDVQGMTLKNKNVGKTHLELQDETITQPLILSDNHTTRNSKERVYHTRELENMVTSGKDCQSIQGASRNQIHEASNKKDIELQGLTSRITFNNNPHVENDFMDEESDQDVDSESESLDAEKKTRGPTFMKEIWGRPSTLPRIKIQCDDMGRPIGSRRNKFTDFLGTLARNGKFCPIDVEDWHKMPLDSKKKMLDVIKEKYDLPPGTESWTLRSIAKKWRNWKSELKKKYYDPELPMQVLLQERDKRAFVEQYVKLVAQWNSEKSKERSEKNKIARKQKIMNQTTGRRSFAQVQQKLKKEKGRPPSRVELFHACFTHANGSPSGNIVAEKLAAMKELENQLPEDEDDQIGQNDVFAQIIGPDRPGRVRMFGDGVNPSDLWGELPSRSTCNRIVMEQKTKLEKMDEQIRKQGQHIAMLESKICNQPNQNLGSNYNNIQHTTSSSSPLSPRIGCSVSIKSLFDSTKIVAKGVVRSMDPNTEVGRQTLGPNWCEIQVLVVLEREESLIRPYDLLQKVGDTLGGMIAWPCHLLTVNGEDFY
- the LOC140820816 gene encoding uncharacterized protein isoform X11, encoding MASEGKNVGKPHLQHQDKANTQSRIMIANHAARSSIRVGLARELGSMTASGKEFQNIQGMLNNQMDGVSKHQHNDLQDCQSIQGASRNQIHEASNKKDIELQGLTSRITFNNNPHVENDFMDEESDQDVDSESESLDAEKKTRGPTFMKEIWGRPSTLPRIKIQCDDMGRPIGSRRNKFTDFLGTLARNGKFCPIDVEDWHKMPLDSKKKMLDVIKEKYDLPPGTESWTLRSIAKKWRNWKSELKKKYYDPELPMQVLLQERDKRAFVEQYVKLVAQWNSEKSKERSEKNKIARKQKIMNQTTGRRSFAQVQQKLKKEKGRPPSRVELFHACFTHANGSPSGNIVAEKLAAMKELENQLPEDEDDQIGQNDVFAQIIGPDRPGRVRMFGDGVNPSDLWGELPSRSTCNRIVMEQKTKLEKMDEQIRKQGQHIAMLESKICNQPNQNLGSNYNNIQHTTSSSSPLSPRIGCSVSIKSLFDSTKIVAKGVVRSMDPNTEVGRQTLGPNWCEIQVLVVLEREESLIRPYDLLQKVGDTLGGMIAWPCHLLTVNGEDFY
- the LOC140820816 gene encoding uncharacterized protein isoform X3; translation: MASEGKNVGKPHLQHQDKANTQSRIMIANHAARSSIRVGLARELGSMTASGKEFQNIQGMLNNQMDGVSKHQHNDLQGMTRKSKFFGKSHFQLRDEEDTQPHIIFSNHVTRNSKERECQNIPGMLNNQMDKVSKQQHNDVQGMTLKNKNVGKTHLELQDETITQPLILSDNHTTRNSKERDCQSIQGASRNQIHEASNKKDIELQGLTSRITFNNNPHVENDFMDEESDQDVDSESESLDAEKKTRGPTFMKEIWGRPSTLPRIKIQCDDMGRPIGSRRNKFTDFLGTLARNGKFCPIDVEDWHKMPLDSKKKMLDVIKEKYDLPPGTESWTLRSIAKKWRNWKSELKKKYYDPELPMQVLLQERDKRAFVEQYVKLVAQWNSEKSKERSEKNKIARKQKIMNQTTGRRSFAQVQQKLKKEKGRPPSRVELFHACFTHANGSPSGNIVAEKLAAMKELENQLPEDEDDQIGQNDVFAQIIGPDRPGRVRMFGDGVNPSDLWGELPSRSTCNRIVMEQKTKLEKMDEQIRKQGQHIAMLESKICNQPNQNLGSNYNNIQHTTSSSSPLSPRIGCSVSIKSLFDSTKIVAKGVVRSMDPNTEVGRQTLGPNWCEIQVLVVLEREESLIRPYDLLQKVGDTLGGMIAWPCHLLTVNGEDFY